One genomic window of Dehalococcoidales bacterium includes the following:
- a CDS encoding amidase, which produces MNNLEICRMTAWEMREAIAAGELSPVEVVNAVLDRIEQLNPKVNAYCTVVADSARKEAQQAEARVLRKEELGPLHGVPVSIKDLVFTRGIRTTGGSRLYEDFVPEQDSIVVERLKKAGAIVIGKTNTPEFGWVAVTDNDIFGPTRNPWNLECTPGGSSGGAACAVALSMGPLAIGSDGGGSIRIPSSLCGVFGIKPSYGRVPASPGFPGLWEGLSVTGPITRTVRDAALAMEIIAGRDDRDHFSLPDTHLSYL; this is translated from the coding sequence ATGAACAATCTGGAAATCTGCCGTATGACTGCATGGGAAATGCGGGAGGCGATTGCTGCCGGGGAGCTTTCCCCCGTAGAAGTGGTGAATGCTGTCCTTGACCGTATCGAGCAGCTTAACCCGAAGGTGAATGCCTACTGCACTGTGGTCGCTGACAGCGCCCGTAAGGAAGCACAGCAGGCGGAAGCCAGAGTACTGAGGAAAGAGGAACTTGGCCCGTTGCATGGAGTACCGGTGTCCATCAAGGACCTGGTCTTCACCAGGGGTATTCGCACTACCGGCGGTTCTCGGCTGTACGAGGACTTTGTTCCGGAGCAGGACTCAATAGTCGTTGAGCGTCTGAAAAAGGCCGGAGCAATCGTCATCGGGAAGACCAACACACCGGAGTTCGGATGGGTTGCCGTGACCGATAATGACATATTTGGACCGACACGCAACCCCTGGAATCTTGAATGTACCCCTGGGGGTTCGAGCGGTGGCGCAGCCTGTGCTGTGGCGCTGAGCATGGGGCCGCTGGCCATCGGGAGTGACGGTGGTGGCTCAATCCGAATTCCCAGCAGCCTGTGTGGTGTCTTCGGTATAAAACCGTCCTACGGGCGTGTTCCCGCTTCCCCGGGCTTCCCGGGCCTCTGGGAGGGGTTGTCTGTCACCGGGCCGATAACGCGTACCGTCAGGGATGCAGCCCTGGCAATGGAAATCATCGCGGGTAGGGATGACAGGGACCACTTCTCTCTGCCGGACACGCATCTGAGCTATCTG
- a CDS encoding GNAT family N-acetyltransferase, which produces MDYTITDETFDWFARFWESHRNDLRWDTLFVLPPWLNEWQQSFAPEIHPSFLVGREDENVIGIAPLLISEGKASIIGSPDVCDYADFITAPGKESVFCTALLNTMKQKGVSLLDLGSVRPDSVVMSTMIETARQLGHEVSCQEEDISLERDLPPTWEEYLQFLNSKQRHEVRRKLRRLEETGSVNYRFISDVESVPGFMDTFLELFGKSQEDKAAFMTGEMEGFFQSMMVAMSRAGLLRSGILELDGVAVAVIIVFDYNGIIYLYNSAFDPEYSPLSVGVLSKALFIKDSIERGRKRFDFLKGNEHYKHHLGGQEVQLYRCRITIA; this is translated from the coding sequence ATGGACTATACTATCACCGATGAAACCTTCGACTGGTTTGCCCGTTTCTGGGAAAGCCATCGTAATGATTTACGTTGGGACACTCTCTTCGTGCTACCCCCATGGCTGAATGAATGGCAGCAGTCATTTGCTCCTGAGATACATCCTTCCTTCCTGGTTGGCCGAGAGGACGAGAACGTCATCGGTATTGCTCCACTGCTAATCTCGGAGGGAAAAGCCTCCATTATCGGCAGCCCTGATGTTTGCGACTACGCGGACTTCATTACTGCCCCCGGCAAAGAGAGCGTTTTCTGCACTGCCTTGCTTAATACTATGAAGCAAAAAGGTGTCAGCCTCCTCGACCTCGGTTCTGTCCGACCTGATTCGGTGGTCATGTCTACGATGATAGAAACGGCACGGCAACTCGGGCACGAAGTATCCTGCCAGGAGGAAGATATCTCCCTGGAACGAGACCTGCCGCCCACCTGGGAGGAGTACCTGCAGTTCCTGAACTCCAAGCAGCGCCACGAGGTCAGAAGGAAGCTGAGAAGACTGGAAGAGACCGGTAGCGTGAACTACCGTTTCATCAGCGATGTTGAGTCTGTACCGGGATTCATGGACACCTTCCTGGAACTCTTTGGTAAAAGCCAGGAAGACAAGGCCGCCTTCATGACCGGTGAGATGGAGGGATTCTTCCAATCGATGATGGTGGCGATGTCCCGGGCTGGTCTGCTCAGGTCCGGCATCCTCGAACTGGACGGAGTGGCGGTGGCGGTAATCATCGTTTTCGACTACAATGGTATTATATACCTGTACAACAGCGCCTTCGATCCCGAGTACAGTCCGTTGAGCGTCGGAGTGCTCTCCAAGGCTCTGTTCATCAAGGATAGCATTGAGAGGGGCAGGAAGAGGTTTGATTTTCTCAAGGGCAACGAGCACTACAAGCACCACCTCGGTGGTCAGGAGGTCCAACTCTACCGCTGCCGGATCACTATTGCCTGA
- a CDS encoding glycosyltransferase, whose amino-acid sequence MTVRPMKLALLCAHSCPVGNLGAKDTGGMNVYVRELASHLGSQGHLVDIYTRVHDPNDDQVVEISDNARLIHLQAGDFEDIHKLMVYAYLPDFVCNLEDFRREHNLCYDLVFSHYWLSGWAGKLLQCWWNVPHMTMFHTLGAVKNALGIGEDEPELRIEAERNLIGDSQRIIIATERDKAQLIANYSANPDRISVIPCGVNLDRFQPTDTGEARRYLGLSEEDKVVLFVGRIEPLKGIDRLIQAVGLLRDTPNLKLIVIGGDACSRDDVDQLKSLCRSLGIEDSVSFQELVKQERLPCYYSAADVTVMPSYYESFGLVALESLACGTPVVTTRVGDMENIVIDGKTGYVVADNTPELLADRISRLLARPHGGNSDKAFIVESVARFDWANIAEMIAEECDRVLTDRLVGSA is encoded by the coding sequence ATGACCGTCCGACCGATGAAGCTGGCTTTACTCTGCGCCCATAGCTGTCCGGTGGGCAACCTCGGGGCCAAGGACACCGGCGGTATGAATGTCTATGTCCGCGAATTGGCCAGCCATCTCGGCAGTCAGGGGCACCTGGTTGACATCTATACGCGTGTCCACGACCCCAATGACGACCAGGTGGTGGAAATCAGCGATAACGCTCGTTTGATACACTTGCAAGCCGGTGACTTCGAGGACATTCACAAGCTGATGGTCTATGCCTACCTGCCGGACTTCGTCTGCAACCTAGAGGACTTCCGCCGGGAACACAACCTGTGTTATGACCTGGTCTTCAGCCACTACTGGCTCTCAGGCTGGGCAGGCAAGCTGCTGCAATGTTGGTGGAATGTCCCGCACATGACCATGTTCCACACCCTGGGCGCTGTCAAGAACGCTCTCGGTATCGGTGAGGATGAGCCGGAGCTACGCATCGAGGCGGAGAGGAACCTGATCGGGGACAGCCAGCGCATCATCATCGCTACGGAGCGCGACAAAGCGCAGCTCATCGCTAACTACTCGGCCAATCCTGACCGGATCAGCGTTATTCCTTGCGGCGTCAACCTTGACCGGTTCCAGCCAACTGACACTGGCGAAGCCCGCCGATATCTCGGTCTCAGCGAGGAGGACAAGGTAGTCCTCTTCGTCGGCAGGATCGAACCGCTCAAGGGGATAGACAGGCTGATACAGGCGGTAGGCCTGCTCAGGGACACGCCTAATCTGAAGCTGATCGTCATCGGCGGCGACGCGTGCAGTCGAGACGATGTAGACCAACTGAAGAGTCTGTGTCGCTCCCTCGGGATAGAGGACTCGGTCAGTTTCCAGGAACTGGTGAAGCAGGAGAGGCTTCCCTGCTACTACAGCGCCGCTGATGTTACCGTCATGCCCTCGTACTACGAGAGCTTCGGGCTGGTTGCCCTGGAGTCACTCGCCTGCGGCACGCCGGTGGTGACCACCAGGGTGGGTGACATGGAGAACATCGTCATCGATGGCAAGACAGGCTACGTGGTGGCGGACAACACACCTGAATTGCTGGCCGACAGGATATCCCGGCTCCTTGCGAGACCGCACGGTGGCAACAGCGACAAAGCCTTCATAGTGGAGTCGGTCGCCCGATTCGACTGGGCAAATATTGCCGAAATGATCGCCGAGGAGTGTGACCGAGTGCTTACCGACCGCCTGGTCGGTTCGGCCTAG
- a CDS encoding GNAT family N-acetyltransferase: protein MLDSGYIIRNYRPEDIHSFVRLRNDSAELSPDTGYLSPDVIRESLDRPGYTPEHDLFVADKGGELVGYLDINAEPKIGRVVLDCLIGPQHRRRGLAHRLFQQAVVRAIALGIEVAHVNVRDENALARVVLEQAGFQVIRRSIELIVDPVRLPEPVRSALPIRPLGTDEVHILTDIQNRSFTGTWGFSPNTTEEISYATHNGSATEGVRIAMDGERPVGYCWVRIQENGRGKIWGRIGMLGVDPDYRGKGLGRELLLDGLSYLKEKGFKTAQITVDSENTVACALYQSVGFTHRDTSLWYEKSLD, encoded by the coding sequence ATGCTTGATAGTGGCTACATAATTCGGAACTACCGCCCTGAGGATATTCACTCTTTCGTGCGTCTGAGGAACGACTCCGCCGAGTTGTCACCCGATACAGGCTACCTGTCTCCAGACGTCATACGGGAGAGTCTCGACCGACCGGGCTATACACCGGAGCACGACCTGTTTGTCGCTGATAAAGGTGGTGAGTTGGTGGGTTACCTGGACATAAACGCTGAGCCGAAGATAGGCCGGGTGGTCCTGGACTGTCTGATTGGACCACAACACCGCAGGCGTGGTCTGGCACACAGGCTATTCCAGCAGGCAGTTGTGCGGGCCATAGCCCTGGGAATAGAAGTAGCCCACGTGAATGTACGGGATGAAAATGCATTGGCCCGAGTGGTCCTGGAACAGGCTGGCTTCCAGGTCATACGCCGCTCGATAGAGCTTATAGTGGACCCGGTGCGGCTGCCCGAGCCGGTCCGGAGTGCGTTGCCGATACGTCCCCTGGGCACTGACGAGGTGCATATACTGACCGACATTCAGAATCGTTCATTCACCGGCACCTGGGGGTTCAGTCCCAATACAACTGAAGAGATAAGCTACGCTACTCACAACGGCAGTGCTACTGAAGGCGTCCGCATTGCTATGGATGGAGAGAGACCCGTCGGGTACTGCTGGGTAAGGATACAGGAGAACGGAAGGGGTAAGATCTGGGGTAGGATTGGCATGCTCGGTGTTGACCCGGACTACCGTGGGAAGGGTCTTGGCCGGGAGCTACTGCTGGACGGGCTGTCCTATCTCAAAGAGAAGGGCTTCAAGACAGCTCAAATCACCGTTGATAGCGAGAACACTGTCGCCTGCGCCCTCTATCAGTCGGTCGGCTTTACACACAGGGACACCAGCCTGTGGTATGAGAAGTCCCTGGACTAG
- a CDS encoding PIG-L deacetylase family protein — MDTVKPVHALVFTPHPDDAEFGVAGTVVNWVREGKDVVYVVCTNGDKGTSDPDVDPAELARTREEEQLAAAELLGVREVVFLRYPDAGLEDTPEFRKELVRMIRKYRPNTVVTADPYRKYIWHRDHRIVGRVVMDAIFPYARDVHAYPDLHEQGFEPHRVREVLLWGSPDTNYHLDITDTFDIKLAALACHKSQINPDRFPEMEQRMRERYRLMSEGSGFELAEAFHREELWR, encoded by the coding sequence ATGGATACTGTAAAACCTGTTCATGCATTAGTGTTCACACCACATCCGGACGATGCCGAGTTCGGCGTGGCCGGTACGGTGGTTAACTGGGTGAGGGAGGGCAAGGATGTTGTATACGTCGTCTGCACCAACGGAGACAAGGGCACCAGCGACCCCGACGTGGACCCGGCAGAGCTAGCCAGGACCCGTGAGGAGGAGCAACTGGCGGCGGCGGAGTTGCTGGGTGTACGTGAGGTGGTATTCCTGCGATACCCGGACGCGGGATTGGAGGATACCCCCGAGTTCCGAAAAGAGCTTGTGCGCATGATACGGAAATACCGGCCGAATACCGTGGTTACCGCCGACCCATACCGCAAGTACATCTGGCACAGGGACCATCGGATTGTCGGGCGGGTAGTCATGGATGCCATCTTTCCCTATGCCAGAGACGTCCATGCCTATCCTGACCTGCACGAGCAGGGCTTCGAACCACACCGGGTCAGAGAGGTCCTGCTGTGGGGCTCACCGGACACCAACTACCACCTGGATATCACCGATACCTTTGATATCAAGTTAGCCGCCCTGGCCTGTCATAAAAGTCAGATAAACCCTGACCGCTTCCCCGAGATGGAGCAACGCATGAGAGAGCGCTACCGCCTTATGTCGGAGGGCTCGGGGTTCGAACTGGCCGAGGCATTCCACCGTGAGGAGCTCTGGCGGTAG
- a CDS encoding MBL fold metallo-hydrolase yields MPVVAEDSSIKIVQLDVGGGMVSNAYLLVCQETGDSVIVDAPGDAGKILEQAKGTSPRYILITHNHFDHLGALVQLRSQLQIPVAAHPLDALPSSPDILLNDGDIVSFGKIELKVLHTPGHTPGGICFYTDKHLVSGDTLFPGGPGKTGSPDAFRQIVESITDKLLVLPDDTKVYSGHGDPTVLKKEKEEIAVFKSRSHTPNLCGDVLWLSS; encoded by the coding sequence ATGCCAGTTGTAGCTGAAGACAGCAGTATCAAGATTGTGCAGCTTGATGTCGGTGGTGGAATGGTCTCCAACGCCTACTTACTCGTCTGTCAGGAGACCGGGGACAGCGTTATCGTCGATGCCCCCGGAGATGCCGGTAAGATTCTGGAGCAGGCAAAGGGTACCAGCCCCAGGTATATCCTGATAACGCACAATCACTTCGACCACCTTGGTGCCCTTGTTCAGTTACGTTCGCAGTTGCAGATTCCCGTGGCCGCTCATCCTCTGGATGCCTTGCCTTCGTCGCCGGATATCCTGCTCAACGATGGCGATATCGTTTCCTTCGGCAAGATAGAGCTCAAGGTACTGCACACACCGGGCCATACACCCGGGGGAATTTGCTTCTATACCGATAAACACCTCGTATCCGGGGATACGCTATTCCCCGGGGGGCCGGGTAAGACAGGGTCACCGGACGCGTTCCGGCAGATAGTCGAGTCAATAACTGATAAGCTGCTGGTACTGCCCGACGATACCAAAGTGTATTCGGGGCATGGTGACCCGACTGTGCTCAAGAAAGAAAAAGAAGAAATCGCCGTTTTCAAATCGCGGAGTCACACTCCGAACCTGTGCGGTGATGTGCTCTGGCTGTCTTCCTAG
- a CDS encoding anaerobic sulfatase maturase, producing the protein MNARQGENSRSPLAFNVMVKPRGAVCNLDCQYCYYLRKEQLYPDGDFRMDDDMLEAFTRQYIRAQQVPEVTFAWQGGEPLLAGLEFFERALQFQQKYSRPGMIIKNAVQTNGVLLDDEWCRFFKRYDFLVGISIDGPHEMHDAYRVDKGGQPTLDRVMAGVEYLNKHNVDFNTLTCVHAANVDYPLEVYRFLRGKVEAHFMQFIPIVLRDNETGFQEGNALTPHSVTGKQYGSFLKTIFDEWVRRDVGTVFVQIFDVALAAWAGESPGLCIFDETCGTAMVLEHNGDLYSCDHFVEPRYYLDNISSRDLTELVTSEQQVRFSHAKRDSLPGYCRECSVKFICNGGCPKNRILSTPDGEPGLNYLCEGYRDLFAHIGPTMQYMAEELREGRSPANIMYVIAQQDARLHMRFATAQRNDPCPCGSGLKFKNCHGR; encoded by the coding sequence GTGAATGCAAGGCAGGGAGAAAACTCGCGGTCACCATTGGCTTTCAACGTGATGGTCAAGCCGCGTGGTGCGGTATGCAACCTTGACTGCCAGTACTGCTACTACCTGCGTAAGGAGCAGCTCTACCCCGATGGCGACTTCCGTATGGATGATGACATGCTCGAGGCGTTTACTCGCCAGTATATCAGGGCGCAGCAGGTACCGGAGGTGACCTTTGCCTGGCAGGGTGGTGAGCCGCTGCTGGCAGGACTGGAATTCTTTGAGCGTGCGCTACAGTTCCAGCAGAAGTACAGTCGGCCGGGCATGATAATCAAGAATGCTGTGCAGACCAACGGGGTTCTCCTCGATGACGAGTGGTGCCGGTTCTTCAAGAGGTATGACTTCCTTGTCGGTATCAGTATTGACGGACCTCATGAAATGCATGATGCCTACCGGGTTGATAAAGGGGGCCAGCCGACCCTTGACCGGGTAATGGCCGGTGTGGAGTATCTAAACAAGCACAACGTTGATTTCAACACGTTAACCTGTGTTCATGCCGCTAATGTTGACTACCCGCTTGAGGTGTACCGGTTCCTGCGTGGCAAGGTGGAGGCGCACTTCATGCAGTTCATTCCTATCGTCCTGAGGGACAACGAGACCGGCTTTCAGGAAGGTAATGCCCTGACACCGCACTCGGTCACGGGAAAGCAGTACGGCTCTTTCCTGAAGACTATCTTTGATGAGTGGGTCCGGCGTGATGTCGGGACGGTCTTCGTGCAGATATTCGATGTTGCCCTTGCTGCCTGGGCGGGAGAAAGCCCCGGTCTGTGCATCTTCGATGAGACCTGCGGCACCGCCATGGTACTGGAGCATAACGGTGACCTCTATTCGTGCGACCATTTCGTGGAGCCGCGTTATTACCTGGACAACATTAGCTCGCGAGACCTTACTGAACTGGTAACGTCGGAGCAACAGGTCCGTTTCAGTCATGCCAAGCGTGATTCTCTGCCCGGGTACTGTCGTGAATGCAGTGTAAAGTTCATTTGTAACGGCGGTTGCCCCAAGAACCGCATTCTTTCCACACCGGACGGTGAACCGGGGCTGAACTACCTGTGCGAAGGATACCGGGACCTGTTTGCCCATATTGGTCCGACGATGCAGTACATGGCCGAGGAGTTACGGGAAGGCCGTTCCCCGGCAAACATAATGTACGTAATAGCACAGCAGGACGCTCGGCTCCATATGAGGTTCGCTACGGCACAGCGCAACGACCCCTGCCCCTGCGGCAGCGGACTTAAATTCAAGAACTGCCACGGTCGGTAG
- a CDS encoding alpha-L-arabinofuranosidase C-terminal domain-containing protein has protein sequence MNSIRIDLERTLGAIDRNIFGGFAEHLGRCIYGGIYEPDSPLADEHGLRTDVLDALRRLRMPLIRYPGGNFASGYRWRDGIGPVPERPARADLAWFVTDPNHFGTDEFVRFCRKLGSEPYLVVNCGDGDMREARDWVEYCNGTQDSALVRLRHEHGFPEPHKVRYWGIGNEVDGPWQIGHKTPQEYARAFAEFGKVMKWVDPDIKLVASAVSLWGEDFVERGQLLLEQAGDLIDYMALHWYVGNPQDDFTFYMARSEFIEERLCAYEGLIRVVCIERGIRRPVHIAVDEWNVWYRERPSSDTGPKDRNQLEETYNLEDALVVATHLNAFVRHASTVRMANLAQIVNVIAPIFTRPDGLVLQTIFYPFEMYSRTCGPAALDVWWEGETFTGGRRTGVRILDVSATIDEKKKELVLYVVNRSRTQPMETTISLFDGRFAGDARAYVVNGTDIKSENTFDTPDQVMTRESSLVVEGPSMTYTFEPHSVTALVYSVGR, from the coding sequence TTGAACAGCATAAGAATCGATCTGGAACGTACCCTGGGCGCAATCGACCGCAACATCTTCGGCGGGTTTGCGGAACACCTGGGCCGCTGTATCTACGGCGGAATCTACGAGCCGGACTCTCCATTAGCCGACGAGCACGGTCTGCGGACCGACGTGCTCGATGCTCTCCGCCGGCTGCGGATGCCGCTGATACGGTATCCCGGCGGGAATTTCGCCTCTGGATACCGCTGGCGGGATGGAATTGGACCGGTCCCGGAACGCCCCGCCCGGGCTGACCTTGCCTGGTTTGTCACTGACCCAAATCACTTCGGGACCGACGAGTTTGTCCGTTTCTGTCGCAAGCTTGGTTCAGAACCGTATCTCGTGGTCAACTGCGGTGACGGCGATATGAGGGAGGCCCGTGACTGGGTGGAATACTGCAACGGCACGCAGGACTCAGCCCTGGTGAGGTTGCGGCATGAGCACGGATTTCCAGAACCACACAAGGTAAGGTACTGGGGTATCGGCAACGAGGTGGACGGCCCCTGGCAGATCGGCCACAAGACTCCGCAGGAATACGCGCGGGCCTTTGCCGAGTTCGGCAAGGTGATGAAGTGGGTGGACCCGGACATCAAGCTGGTTGCATCGGCGGTCTCGCTCTGGGGAGAGGACTTCGTGGAGCGTGGGCAGCTGCTCCTGGAGCAGGCGGGCGACCTGATTGACTATATGGCCCTGCACTGGTATGTGGGCAATCCGCAGGACGACTTCACCTTCTATATGGCCCGCTCTGAGTTCATCGAGGAGCGTCTCTGCGCCTATGAAGGCCTGATCCGAGTTGTCTGCATCGAGAGGGGCATCAGGCGACCGGTCCATATCGCTGTTGATGAGTGGAACGTCTGGTACCGGGAACGCCCGTCATCTGACACCGGGCCAAAAGACAGGAACCAGCTGGAGGAGACCTACAACCTGGAGGATGCGCTGGTTGTGGCGACGCACCTGAATGCCTTTGTACGGCACGCCTCCACAGTGCGAATGGCCAACCTTGCCCAGATTGTGAACGTGATTGCTCCCATCTTCACCAGACCGGATGGCCTGGTGTTGCAGACAATCTTCTACCCCTTCGAGATGTACAGTCGGACTTGTGGACCGGCGGCGCTCGATGTATGGTGGGAGGGGGAAACGTTCACTGGCGGGAGGCGCACGGGTGTCCGCATACTTGACGTCTCGGCGACTATTGACGAAAAGAAGAAGGAGTTGGTCCTCTACGTTGTCAACCGAAGCAGGACCCAACCGATGGAGACGACCATCTCACTGTTTGACGGCCGCTTTGCCGGGGATGCTCGTGCTTATGTGGTCAATGGTACGGACATCAAATCGGAAAACACCTTCGACACGCCAGACCAGGTAATGACGCGCGAGAGCTCTCTCGTTGTTGAAGGCCCTTCCATGACCTACACATTCGAGCCGCATTCGGTGACGGCTCTGGTATATTCGGTGGGTCGGTAG
- the ltaE gene encoding low-specificity L-threonine aldolase, translating into MKVIDLRSDTVTLPTDEMRRAMYEAELGDDVYGEDPTVNRLEQMTSEMLGKEAALFTTSGTMGNLLAILAQTRPGEEVIVGSEAHIFWYEVGGASALGGVMLRTVPNDSEGRMDLDSIERAIRSRDIHFPRTALLCLENTHNRCGGSVLTPDFTSSVVSLAHGHDFRVHLDGARIFNAAIALGVPASDLTRDVDSVCFCLSKGLSAPVGSMLCGTREFIESARKWRKMVGGGMRQAGVIAAAGIVALQTTVNRLSEDHANARRLARGLENIPGLSVPRVEVPSNIVMFESALAASGADFIRRMDTRGVKFGYRGNNRYRAVTHRMVDSADIDEALDRIGQCTKELG; encoded by the coding sequence GTGAAGGTTATTGACCTGCGTAGTGATACCGTAACCCTCCCCACAGACGAGATGCGCCGTGCCATGTATGAAGCAGAACTTGGTGATGACGTCTACGGGGAAGACCCTACAGTAAACCGGCTTGAGCAGATGACGTCCGAGATGCTTGGCAAGGAAGCAGCCCTGTTCACCACCAGCGGTACAATGGGCAATCTTCTCGCTATACTGGCCCAGACACGCCCCGGAGAAGAGGTTATCGTTGGCAGCGAAGCCCACATCTTCTGGTACGAGGTTGGCGGGGCATCCGCTCTGGGAGGGGTCATGCTGCGCACGGTACCAAATGATAGCGAGGGCCGGATGGACCTCGATTCAATTGAGCGGGCCATCCGCAGCAGGGACATACATTTCCCCCGGACCGCCCTGCTGTGCCTGGAAAACACCCACAATCGTTGCGGCGGCTCCGTCCTGACGCCCGATTTCACATCCTCTGTTGTCTCGCTGGCTCACGGTCACGACTTTCGTGTCCATCTCGATGGAGCGCGCATCTTCAATGCCGCTATCGCTCTGGGTGTGCCTGCCAGCGACCTTACCAGAGATGTCGACTCCGTCTGTTTCTGCCTCTCCAAAGGACTCAGCGCCCCGGTGGGTTCCATGCTCTGCGGCACCAGAGAGTTCATAGAAAGCGCCCGAAAGTGGCGCAAAATGGTCGGCGGTGGTATGCGCCAGGCCGGGGTTATTGCCGCCGCAGGTATCGTGGCACTCCAGACCACGGTGAACCGGCTCTCCGAGGACCACGCCAACGCGCGCCGCCTGGCACGCGGTCTGGAGAACATTCCCGGACTGTCAGTGCCCCGTGTGGAAGTACCGAGCAACATCGTCATGTTTGAGTCCGCCCTCGCTGCTTCCGGTGCTGATTTCATACGCCGGATGGACACGCGGGGTGTAAAGTTCGGCTACCGGGGCAACAACCGTTACCGGGCGGTAACACACCGCATGGTAGACTCCGCCGATATCGATGAAGCCCTGGACCGCATAGGACAATGCACTAAGGAGTTGGGTTAG
- a CDS encoding MFS transporter — MNSDIISKVKARGRSVFYGWWIVWVGFIINAFGVGTFFYGFSTFFNPLMVEFGWSRTLLSGVFSMSRLEGGIEGPIVGWLTDRFGARRILILGVIFTGTGFILLKLVNSPPSLYIIFLLVSIGFNIGYTHATGAAVAKWFIKKRSRALSFLITGNGVGGAVFVPVIAWLIIQYGWRLAAVIIGVATLVIPLPLSLLVRSTPEDMGLRPDGESRKSTGFASDAGHGFNKDHPDDEDQKDISFTVREAMRTRAFWVYSVSMMLRACILSSIVVHQIPHLTDIGIPYQTASNVLGLMVLMSVPGRFIFGWLGDRFDKKKLLFLLCVLQGVGIFIFINADTLPLLYLFVVVYGLGYGGVIPLTIALRADLFGRKNYATIAGITMSLSVVGTVSAPLLAGYLYDVTHSYSLAFYIFIVLIVLSGVFFLMIPRPTRRAT; from the coding sequence TTGAATTCAGACATCATCAGCAAGGTGAAAGCCAGGGGCAGGTCGGTATTCTACGGGTGGTGGATAGTATGGGTGGGTTTCATCATCAATGCCTTCGGTGTCGGCACCTTCTTCTACGGGTTCAGCACCTTCTTCAATCCGTTGATGGTCGAGTTCGGCTGGTCAAGAACACTGCTATCCGGTGTATTCTCCATGTCCCGCCTCGAAGGTGGTATCGAGGGACCGATTGTAGGATGGCTTACCGACCGGTTCGGGGCAAGACGGATACTTATCCTCGGGGTAATATTCACCGGCACCGGTTTCATCCTGCTGAAGCTGGTTAACAGCCCTCCTAGCCTCTATATAATATTTCTATTGGTTTCCATAGGCTTTAACATTGGCTACACGCATGCCACCGGCGCAGCTGTGGCCAAATGGTTTATCAAGAAGAGGAGCAGGGCCCTTTCCTTCCTTATCACCGGAAACGGTGTCGGCGGAGCGGTGTTCGTGCCTGTGATTGCCTGGCTTATTATCCAGTACGGATGGAGACTGGCGGCGGTCATCATCGGCGTGGCAACACTGGTCATTCCCCTTCCACTGAGCCTGCTTGTCAGAAGTACCCCTGAGGATATGGGTCTGCGGCCAGATGGTGAATCCCGGAAGTCTACCGGTTTCGCTTCTGATGCAGGGCATGGTTTCAACAAAGACCATCCTGATGATGAGGACCAGAAGGACATCAGCTTTACTGTCCGTGAAGCGATGAGAACGCGCGCTTTCTGGGTATATTCTGTCTCGATGATGCTGAGAGCCTGCATCCTGAGCTCAATTGTAGTCCACCAGATTCCTCATCTCACGGACATCGGCATCCCCTACCAGACTGCTTCCAACGTGCTCGGACTGATGGTACTTATGAGTGTTCCGGGCAGATTTATTTTCGGTTGGCTGGGTGACCGGTTCGATAAGAAAAAACTGCTATTTCTGCTTTGCGTTCTTCAGGGTGTGGGAATATTCATCTTCATCAACGCCGATACCCTCCCGCTGCTCTACCTCTTCGTGGTCGTATATGGACTGGGATATGGTGGTGTTATCCCATTGACGATTGCACTGCGAGCGGACCTGTTCGGCAGGAAGAATTACGCCACAATTGCCGGTATAACCATGTCTCTGAGTGTGGTCGGGACGGTATCGGCCCCACTCCTGGCAGGTTATCTCTACGACGTTACCCATAGCTACAGCCTGGCGTTCTACATCTTCATCGTGCTAATCGTTCTCTCCGGGGTGTTCTTCCTCATGATACCTCGTCCCACCCGCAGAGCGACATGA